The following proteins are encoded in a genomic region of Leptolyngbyaceae cyanobacterium:
- a CDS encoding tetratricopeptide repeat protein: protein MKVRKIIIYSILGFGLAIGGYFAWLIWQDYQTLRQVQIAQNKMVVARQNAKEMPNDPQAFLNLGNASMKFWESSGKGIRIANNLQQQSLAWTWLLSKPQALNEAVLSYQKALQLDPKLIDAKVGLCNSLVEKGETAKAIAHCREVIKQQSKQTKIYLNLGFALIDQQQWNEAEVIIRNALELEPQNDDAYYLLGDVLLGKGKINEAIAAYRQSIELDPKANLTYIGLGDALAAQQKPQEAIAAYQKSILAVPNYALPYERLGQILAEQKQWDEAIAAYRKAIELYPPSANSYKGLGQILVTQNKLDEASVTYQKGIEMNPKNSELHYLLGIALMEQKKLPQALSSFKEAIKLDPARTDARQKLQQVEKQIRNTQKKSQR, encoded by the coding sequence ATGAAAGTCAGAAAAATTATTATTTACTCTATCCTTGGTTTTGGTTTAGCGATCGGAGGCTATTTTGCTTGGTTGATTTGGCAAGATTACCAAACTTTAAGGCAAGTGCAAATAGCTCAAAATAAGATGGTTGTTGCTCGTCAAAATGCTAAAGAGATGCCAAACGATCCGCAAGCTTTCCTCAACCTGGGTAATGCCAGCATGAAATTTTGGGAAAGTTCAGGCAAAGGCATTCGGATCGCGAACAATTTACAACAACAATCACTAGCATGGACGTGGCTATTATCCAAACCACAGGCTCTCAACGAAGCGGTTTTATCTTATCAAAAAGCGCTACAACTCGACCCCAAACTTATTGATGCCAAAGTAGGTTTGTGTAATTCTTTGGTAGAAAAAGGAGAAACAGCAAAGGCGATCGCACATTGTCGTGAAGTAATAAAACAGCAATCCAAGCAAACAAAAATTTATCTAAATTTGGGGTTTGCCCTAATTGACCAACAGCAATGGAATGAAGCAGAAGTAATTATTCGCAACGCCCTTGAATTAGAGCCGCAAAATGATGATGCTTACTATCTATTAGGTGACGTGCTGTTAGGAAAGGGAAAAATAAATGAAGCAATAGCAGCGTATCGCCAATCAATTGAGTTAGATCCAAAAGCCAACCTGACATACATAGGCTTAGGGGATGCTTTGGCAGCACAGCAAAAACCACAAGAAGCAATTGCTGCCTATCAAAAATCGATTCTGGCTGTGCCTAATTATGCTTTGCCTTACGAGCGTTTGGGGCAGATCCTAGCCGAGCAAAAACAATGGGATGAAGCGATCGCAGCTTATCGTAAAGCTATTGAATTATATCCCCCCAGCGCAAATAGTTACAAAGGATTGGGGCAGATTTTGGTTACTCAAAACAAACTAGATGAAGCGAGCGTTACTTACCAAAAAGGGATTGAAATGAATCCAAAAAATAGCGAGCTTCATTATCTATTAGGAATAGCCTTGATGGAGCAGAAAAAATTACCCCAAGCGCTCTCTTCTTTTAAGGAAGCCATCAAACTTGACCCCGCTCGTACAGATGCTCGTCAGAAATTACAACAGGTAGAGAAACAAATAAGAAATACTCAAAAGAAATCCCAAAGATAA